The following are encoded together in the Candidatus Flexicrinis proximus genome:
- a CDS encoding dephospho-CoA kinase: MSHFPNKYIIGLTGNIAVGKSTVRQMLQHLGAYPIDADSLVHQAMQPGAPAYKPIIDTFGAFVLNPDKSINRTALGAIAFSNPVALQRLEAITHPVVRQAIMALVQRAKQRVIVVEAIKLLDGDLVKLVDETWVVNAKPETQYRRLLSKRNLTPDDAKKRILAQGPQAEKLKKANVVIENDGNVEETWKQVQKAWNNIVNRALDKVATQAAPQVSSTTETAPIPLMIPVPGVHTPGTLHVGIKRGMPTNAERIAGFVTAVSGKPVNRMDVMLSFGNKSFLLAHDQNEEILGIMGWQVENLITRCDELVLKPTVPVKPVIDAFVKAVEEFSRELESEVGFIFLPADISKDIPAAFAVNGYNVVTLNQLSIPAWREAVAEAGGQHMLVLEKKLRKDRVLKPI, translated from the coding sequence GTGAGTCACTTCCCGAATAAATATATCATCGGCCTCACGGGGAACATTGCGGTCGGCAAAAGTACCGTGCGTCAGATGCTGCAGCATCTCGGTGCTTACCCCATTGACGCAGATTCTTTGGTGCATCAGGCCATGCAGCCCGGCGCGCCCGCCTATAAGCCCATTATTGATACTTTTGGCGCGTTTGTGTTGAACCCCGACAAATCGATAAACCGTACCGCGCTGGGTGCCATTGCCTTCAGCAATCCGGTGGCCTTACAGCGTCTTGAGGCCATCACGCATCCCGTCGTTCGTCAGGCGATCATGGCGCTCGTGCAGCGGGCCAAGCAGCGCGTGATCGTGGTCGAAGCCATCAAGCTGCTCGACGGTGATCTGGTCAAGCTGGTCGATGAAACCTGGGTTGTCAATGCTAAGCCGGAGACTCAGTACCGCCGCCTGCTTTCCAAGCGCAATCTGACCCCCGATGACGCCAAGAAGCGCATCCTCGCTCAGGGGCCGCAGGCCGAAAAACTCAAGAAGGCCAATGTCGTTATCGAGAATGACGGCAACGTGGAAGAAACCTGGAAACAGGTTCAGAAGGCCTGGAACAACATCGTCAACCGTGCGCTCGATAAGGTCGCAACCCAGGCTGCGCCTCAGGTCAGCTCCACCACTGAAACCGCACCGATCCCCCTGATGATACCGGTACCGGGCGTTCATACGCCGGGTACGCTGCATGTCGGGATCAAACGCGGGATGCCGACCAATGCTGAGCGCATCGCCGGGTTCGTGACGGCTGTCAGCGGCAAGCCGGTCAACCGCATGGACGTGATGCTCTCATTCGGCAACAAAAGCTTCTTGCTGGCCCACGACCAGAACGAAGAAATCCTCGGCATCATGGGCTGGCAGGTCGAAAACCTGATCACGCGCTGCGACGAACTTGTACTCAAGCCCACCGTTCCGGTCAAACCCGTTATTGACGCCTTCGTCAAAGCCGTGGAAGAATTCAGCCGCGAGCTTGAGAGCGAAGTCGGGTTCATCTTCCTTCCGGCGGACATCTCCAAGGATATTCCGGCGGCTTTTGCGGTCAACGGCTATAACGTCGTCACCCTCAACCAGCTCAGTATTCCGGCCTGGCGCGAAGCGGTAGCAGAAGCGGGTGGCCAGCACATGCTGGTCCTGGAGAAGAAGCTGCGCAAGGATCGTGTGCTCAAGCCGATCTAG
- a CDS encoding LLM class F420-dependent oxidoreductase: MSQSHASTKIGVVFPQTEFGNDPVAIRDYAQAAEDLGYSHILAYDHVLGAGMTTRPNWTGPYNDKTPFHEIFVLFGYLAGLTRSIELVTGVVILPQRQTVLVAKQAAEVDVLSGGRIRLGVGIGWNDVEYEGLNEDFHTRGARISEQVEVMRALWAQDVINYHGKWHQITDAGINPLPVRRAIPVWMGGHSEATLKRIGKIGDGWFPLGTPDERARKLLDQLRREIDAAGRDPQDVGIEGHLSIALGGDTEMAAQAENWASLGATHLCVNTMRAGLDTPQKHIDAIRRMAGVLGVDGSA, encoded by the coding sequence ATGTCTCAATCGCATGCCAGTACGAAAATCGGGGTTGTCTTTCCGCAAACCGAATTCGGTAACGATCCGGTCGCCATCCGCGATTATGCGCAGGCGGCGGAGGACCTCGGTTATTCCCATATCCTCGCCTATGACCATGTCCTCGGCGCGGGGATGACCACCCGCCCGAACTGGACCGGCCCCTACAACGACAAGACCCCTTTTCATGAGATTTTCGTTCTGTTCGGCTACCTGGCCGGCCTGACACGCAGCATCGAGCTGGTCACCGGTGTGGTGATCCTGCCGCAGCGGCAAACCGTCCTTGTCGCCAAGCAGGCCGCCGAGGTCGATGTCCTGAGCGGCGGCCGCATCCGGCTCGGCGTCGGCATCGGCTGGAACGATGTCGAATACGAGGGTCTGAACGAGGATTTCCACACGCGCGGCGCCCGTATTAGCGAACAGGTTGAGGTGATGCGCGCGCTGTGGGCACAGGATGTCATCAACTATCACGGCAAATGGCATCAAATTACCGACGCCGGGATCAACCCGCTCCCTGTCCGCCGCGCGATACCGGTTTGGATGGGCGGCCACTCGGAGGCCACCCTCAAGCGCATCGGCAAGATCGGCGACGGCTGGTTTCCGCTTGGCACGCCCGATGAGCGGGCGCGCAAGCTGCTCGATCAACTGCGCCGTGAAATCGACGCGGCCGGCCGCGACCCGCAGGATGTCGGCATCGAGGGCCACCTCAGCATCGCGCTTGGAGGCGACACCGAGATGGCAGCACAGGCCGAAAACTGGGCATCGCTGGGCGCGACGCACTTGTGCGTCAACACGATGCG
- a CDS encoding GDP-mannose 4,6-dehydratase — MTHALITGGAGFIGSHLSEKLLALGQQVTVIDDLSTGRLDNLTRLRANPNFKFAIEDIRNVTVLDRLVSECDIIYHFAAAVGVQLLFVDSPTVGLFE, encoded by the coding sequence ATGACGCACGCCTTGATTACCGGCGGCGCAGGTTTTATCGGCAGCCACCTCTCTGAAAAACTGCTCGCGCTTGGTCAACAGGTGACGGTGATTGACGACCTGAGTACCGGCCGGCTGGACAACCTGACCCGACTGCGCGCCAACCCGAATTTCAAGTTCGCCATCGAAGACATCCGCAATGTCACCGTCCTCGACCGGCTGGTCAGCGAGTGCGACATCATCTACCACTTCGCGGCGGCGGTCGGCGTACAGTTGCTGTTCGTTGACTCGCCGACGGTCGGATTGTTCGAGTAA
- a CDS encoding methyltransferase domain-containing protein: protein MTLTHEPVETADSAPDPLRPYDESHIGLTELKPTHRVDLRPDGPDVFYDADPVNDWGALTWDAIGRPYRVERWSSEKKQWEKDNNQEMPVKTAWEHFNKSFQSLFDTAALEARKKALREMGVSLKGLNLSEAIEDAAEALRWSLWNKAHRVDDAIWDPRGKRALFQGLDVKKPNVLFLGAADGYEAMQLMAMYPGGHAVLVDYDEYCVDGRFGAFPEAYPFLGYNPATGGPKVWYKDQMNIDYEVSDIRDLKYGREFDIVVSIGLVEHFPDEHKPAAFEMHRRFLKPGGYAVITTPRVQATSKLFYTLFADVMNFAYRELMDVKHLGLYAYENGFEILRHGRIKAHNGLITRAR, encoded by the coding sequence ATGACCCTCACGCATGAGCCAGTCGAGACCGCCGATTCCGCACCCGATCCGCTGCGTCCTTACGATGAGTCGCACATCGGCCTGACCGAACTCAAGCCCACCCACCGCGTCGATCTGCGTCCCGACGGCCCGGACGTATTCTACGATGCCGACCCGGTGAACGACTGGGGAGCGCTGACGTGGGACGCGATTGGCCGCCCCTACCGCGTCGAGCGTTGGTCGAGCGAGAAAAAGCAGTGGGAAAAGGACAACAATCAGGAGATGCCGGTCAAGACGGCGTGGGAGCATTTCAACAAGAGCTTCCAGTCGCTGTTCGACACGGCGGCGCTCGAGGCACGCAAGAAAGCGCTGCGCGAGATGGGCGTCTCGCTCAAGGGGTTGAACCTGTCCGAGGCGATTGAAGACGCCGCTGAAGCGCTGCGCTGGTCGCTGTGGAATAAGGCGCACCGCGTCGACGACGCGATCTGGGATCCGCGCGGCAAGCGGGCATTGTTCCAGGGGCTGGATGTGAAAAAGCCGAACGTGCTGTTCCTCGGCGCGGCGGACGGCTATGAGGCGATGCAGTTGATGGCGATGTATCCGGGCGGCCATGCCGTGCTGGTCGATTACGATGAGTACTGCGTGGACGGTCGCTTCGGCGCCTTCCCGGAAGCCTACCCGTTCCTGGGCTATAATCCGGCCACCGGCGGGCCGAAAGTCTGGTACAAGGACCAGATGAACATCGACTATGAGGTCAGCGACATCCGCGACCTGAAATATGGCCGGGAATTCGACATTGTCGTGAGCATTGGCCTGGTCGAACATTTCCCCGACGAGCACAAGCCGGCCGCGTTCGAGATGCACCGGCGCTTCCTGAAGCCGGGCGGCTACGCGGTGATTACGACGCCGCGCGTGCAGGCCACTTCCAAGCTGTTCTATACGCTGTTCGCGGACGTGATGAACTTCGCGTATCGTGAGCTGATGGACGTCAAGCACCTGGGCCTGTACGCCTACGAAAACGGCTTCGAAATCCTGCGGCACGGGCGCATCAAAGCGCATAACGGGCTGATTACGCGGGCGCGGTAA
- a CDS encoding glutamate-5-semialdehyde dehydrogenase, which produces MGQRAKAASVALARATTDQKNSLIHEIAATLERHSSAILAANAQDLDDARTNGLTDALIDRLDLQKRLTGIISDVRHVATLPDPVGLEWDKRTLENGLHVCRRRIPLGVLGVIYEARPNVTVEVATLALKTGNASVLRGGKETLRSNIALVAAIQEALASCGFPADAVQLIASTDRTYVAQMLKLHKYIDVLIPRGGNSLHEFCRENSTIPVITGGIGICHLFVDETAKQDQAIDVIANARISRPSVCNSADTVLVHHTVAAEFLPKLVTQLRAKGVSFKADPRAEAIVGGMDGVEPAGPDDFDTEWMALVLGLKVVDTLDEAVEHIRGHSLDHSDGILTQDMDNAARFINEVNSSAVFVNASTRFNDGGALGLGAEVAVSTQKLHARGPMGLEELTTYKWVVVGDGQTRW; this is translated from the coding sequence ATGGGCCAGCGAGCGAAGGCGGCCTCTGTCGCGCTTGCCCGTGCCACGACCGACCAGAAGAACAGTCTGATCCATGAAATTGCTGCCACACTTGAACGTCATTCCAGCGCGATACTGGCGGCCAACGCTCAGGACTTGGACGATGCGCGTACAAACGGCCTGACCGACGCGCTGATCGACCGCCTCGACCTGCAGAAGCGGCTTACGGGTATCATCAGCGATGTCCGCCATGTCGCGACGCTGCCCGATCCAGTTGGCCTCGAATGGGACAAGCGGACGCTCGAAAACGGGCTTCACGTCTGCCGCCGCCGGATTCCACTGGGCGTCCTGGGCGTGATCTACGAAGCCCGCCCGAACGTGACCGTCGAAGTGGCGACCCTGGCCCTCAAGACCGGCAACGCCTCGGTACTGCGCGGCGGCAAAGAAACGCTTCGCAGCAACATCGCGCTCGTCGCCGCCATTCAGGAAGCCCTGGCGTCCTGCGGCTTTCCCGCCGACGCAGTGCAGCTCATCGCCAGCACCGACCGCACCTATGTCGCGCAAATGCTCAAGCTGCACAAATACATCGACGTCCTCATCCCGCGCGGCGGCAACTCGCTGCACGAGTTCTGCCGCGAAAACAGCACCATTCCGGTCATCACCGGCGGCATCGGCATCTGCCACCTGTTTGTGGATGAAACGGCTAAACAGGATCAGGCGATCGACGTGATCGCCAACGCGCGCATCAGCCGCCCGTCTGTCTGCAACTCGGCCGACACGGTGCTGGTACACCACACAGTCGCGGCGGAATTTCTGCCCAAACTGGTCACGCAACTGCGCGCCAAAGGCGTCTCGTTCAAGGCCGACCCGCGCGCAGAGGCGATTGTCGGTGGCATGGATGGAGTCGAGCCGGCTGGCCCCGACGATTTCGATACTGAGTGGATGGCGCTCGTCCTCGGCCTGAAAGTCGTCGACACGCTGGACGAGGCGGTCGAGCACATTCGCGGTCACAGCCTCGACCACAGCGATGGCATCCTGACGCAGGACATGGACAACGCCGCGCGCTTCATCAACGAGGTCAACTCGTCCGCCGTGTTCGTGAATGCCTCGACGCGCTTCAACGATGGCGGGGCGCTCGGCCTCGGCGCGGAAGTGGCCGTCAGCACCCAGAAGCTGCACGCACGCGGTCCGATGGGTCTTGAAGAGCTCACGACCTATAAGTGGGTCGTTGTCGGCGACGGCCAGACGCGCTGGTAA
- a CDS encoding nucleoside hydrolase: MRRSVVVLWIAVLCVGIVSAQNNRLSVIIDTDMAADDWTALLYLLQHPAADVLAVTVTGTGETTCPTGARNAINLLTLTGDIRVPVACGSSTPLEGSHTFPQEWRDAVDRMVGLSLPRNPFSPDERGAVELLRDVLSRSAVPVTVITLGPLTNLAELLTVSPEVAGQITRIVVMGGAVDVPGNIEANVAGNPYAEWNVYVDPAALSVVLKSGVPVMLVGLDATNDVPVTPAFLRALGRDRSTSAANFVYDALQQEISLVLSERRSFWDPLTAAAALDASLITSETRQLSVVTVDGPELGRTAVDPDGTTVTVAISADAGRFEQSLLNVLNGRAPDATLSMPAPTAPALGAELARRYYDELWSQGNNSAFSELLDPAFQVYSNSEDYAADAGGLRAILDQLRVYLPDMQIEVRQIVVDGETAAVRFVLTGTHTGISGAIEPTGQQVAVTGQSMLTFYDGKIAEDRFTFDTFALITRLGILPPEAIAEMYARMGGN; the protein is encoded by the coding sequence ATGCGCCGATCCGTGGTTGTTTTATGGATAGCGGTGTTGTGCGTTGGTATCGTATCGGCGCAGAACAACCGCTTGAGCGTAATTATCGACACGGATATGGCGGCAGACGACTGGACTGCCCTCCTCTACCTGCTCCAGCATCCCGCTGCAGACGTGCTGGCCGTGACGGTCACCGGCACCGGCGAGACGACCTGTCCGACTGGCGCGCGAAACGCGATCAACCTGCTCACGCTGACCGGCGATATCCGGGTGCCCGTCGCCTGCGGCAGCAGTACTCCGCTTGAGGGCTCGCACACCTTCCCGCAGGAGTGGCGGGACGCTGTCGACCGGATGGTCGGGCTCAGCCTGCCGCGCAATCCCTTTAGCCCTGACGAGCGCGGCGCGGTGGAACTGCTGCGCGACGTCCTGAGCCGCTCGGCGGTTCCGGTCACCGTCATCACGCTCGGGCCGCTGACCAACCTCGCCGAGCTGCTGACGGTCTCGCCCGAGGTGGCCGGTCAGATCACCCGGATCGTGGTCATGGGCGGCGCGGTCGATGTTCCGGGTAACATTGAGGCCAACGTCGCCGGCAATCCCTACGCCGAGTGGAACGTCTATGTCGATCCGGCCGCCCTGAGTGTTGTCCTGAAGTCCGGGGTTCCCGTCATGCTGGTTGGACTGGATGCGACGAACGATGTTCCCGTCACCCCCGCGTTCCTGCGGGCACTCGGCCGTGACCGTTCGACCAGCGCGGCGAATTTCGTGTATGACGCCCTGCAGCAAGAGATCAGCCTGGTGCTCAGCGAACGACGTTCATTCTGGGACCCGCTAACGGCGGCGGCGGCGCTTGATGCGAGCCTCATCACGAGCGAGACGCGGCAGCTGAGCGTGGTCACCGTCGATGGTCCGGAACTTGGACGCACAGCCGTCGATCCAGACGGTACAACAGTCACCGTGGCCATTAGTGCGGATGCCGGGCGCTTTGAGCAGTCGCTTTTGAACGTGCTGAACGGCCGCGCCCCTGACGCGACGCTGTCGATGCCAGCACCGACCGCCCCGGCGCTCGGCGCCGAACTTGCCAGGCGCTACTACGATGAACTCTGGTCTCAAGGGAACAACTCGGCTTTCTCGGAGCTGCTCGACCCGGCTTTCCAGGTTTATTCGAATAGCGAAGATTACGCAGCTGATGCCGGCGGACTGCGCGCAATACTCGACCAACTGCGCGTGTATCTGCCAGATATGCAGATTGAAGTCCGGCAGATCGTGGTCGATGGCGAAACAGCCGCGGTGCGCTTCGTCCTGACCGGCACACATACAGGGATCAGCGGAGCGATCGAACCCACTGGGCAGCAGGTTGCTGTTACCGGGCAATCGATGCTGACGTTTTACGATGGTAAAATCGCGGAAGATCGCTTCACGTTTGATACCTTCGCGCTCATCACCCGTCTGGGTATTCTCCCACCTGAGGCCATCGCCGAAATGTACGCCCGGATGGGTGGTAACTAG
- the uvrA gene encoding excinuclease ABC subunit UvrA: MPDKIVVRGAREHNLKNIDVEIPRDKLVVLSGLSGSGKSSLAFDTIFAEGQRRYVESLSAYARQFLGQMEKPDVDQIEGLSPAVSIDQKGVSHNPRSTVGTVTEIYDYMRLLWARIGVPHCPVCGETVVAQSAQQIVDAVRQLSDGTRIQILAPVIRDKKGNHEKILEDIKKQGFVRARIDKQVRELEEEVKLDRYVIHNIEIVVDRLVVRHFDDPESEDAQSAETRLTNAIETALKIGDGIVTVNTLTDTPEDILFSEHLACVNGHGSIPEIEPSTFSFNTPRGACPGCQGLGFKLEFDPARIVANPDASLAQGAIDANGWNLEEPGWTRTVLEAVAKAHGIDYNAPWKTLSEKQQKIILYGTGKDKVRVEYYNRFDQLRVYESKYEGVINNLRRRYSETSSDMMRETLQGYMTPFPCETCGGRRLRPEALAVTVADRSVYEVTMLPVSQLKAWVNGLRGTNGTVAALSHRDQQIAYQILKEIEERVRFLNDVGLGYLTLARSAASLSGGEAQRIRLATQIGSRLTGVLYVLDEPSIGLHQRDNGKLIRTLMDLRDLGNTVLVVEHDEETMRCADYLIDLGPGAGEQGGRIVAQGTPEQVMQVVGSPTGDFLSGRFHIPVPESRRPGSGQVITIRGATENNLKNVTVDIPLGKLVCITGVSGSGKSTLIVDILHAKLAQVINGSRERPGTHQSIDGLEVIDKIINIDQSPIGRTPRSNPSTYTKMFDQIRDLFAELPESKMRGYGPGRFSFNVKGGRCENCQGQGQIKIEMQFLPDIYVDCEVCKGSRYNRETLQVHFKGKSIADVLGMTVSEGLSYFENISTIRTKLETLDAVGLGYVRLGQPATQLSGGEAQRVKLSRELSKRATGNTLYILDEPSTGLHAVDVKRLIDVVQMLVDNGNSIVVIEHNLDIIKVADHIIDLGPEGGDGGGEIIAQGTPEEVAENPNSYTGQYLRHMLEYGQAVLTP; encoded by the coding sequence ATGCCGGATAAGATCGTCGTCCGTGGCGCACGCGAACACAACCTGAAAAACATCGATGTTGAAATCCCACGCGACAAGCTCGTAGTCCTCAGCGGCTTGTCCGGTTCTGGCAAGTCGTCGCTGGCCTTCGACACGATTTTTGCCGAAGGGCAGCGGCGTTACGTCGAGAGCCTGAGCGCCTACGCGCGCCAGTTCCTCGGCCAGATGGAGAAGCCCGACGTCGACCAGATCGAAGGCCTAAGTCCTGCGGTCAGCATCGACCAGAAGGGCGTTAGCCATAACCCGCGCTCAACCGTCGGCACGGTGACGGAGATCTACGACTATATGCGTCTGCTCTGGGCGCGTATTGGCGTGCCCCACTGTCCGGTCTGCGGCGAAACCGTCGTCGCGCAGAGCGCGCAGCAGATCGTCGATGCCGTGCGCCAGCTCTCCGATGGCACCCGCATCCAGATCCTTGCTCCGGTGATCCGCGATAAGAAGGGCAACCACGAAAAGATTCTCGAGGACATCAAGAAGCAGGGGTTTGTCCGCGCCCGAATCGACAAGCAGGTGCGCGAACTCGAGGAAGAAGTCAAGCTTGATCGCTACGTGATTCACAACATCGAGATCGTGGTTGACCGCTTGGTCGTGCGCCACTTTGATGACCCGGAAAGCGAAGACGCACAAAGCGCCGAGACGCGCCTGACCAATGCCATCGAAACCGCGCTCAAGATCGGCGACGGCATTGTTACGGTCAACACCCTGACCGACACGCCCGAAGACATCCTGTTCAGCGAGCATCTTGCCTGCGTCAACGGCCACGGCAGCATCCCCGAAATCGAACCGAGCACCTTCTCGTTTAACACACCGCGCGGCGCCTGTCCAGGATGCCAGGGTCTGGGCTTCAAGCTCGAATTCGACCCGGCACGCATCGTCGCCAACCCGGACGCCAGTCTGGCGCAGGGCGCCATCGACGCCAACGGCTGGAACCTTGAAGAACCCGGTTGGACACGCACCGTGCTTGAGGCAGTCGCCAAAGCCCACGGTATCGACTACAACGCGCCCTGGAAAACACTGTCCGAAAAGCAGCAGAAGATCATCCTCTACGGCACGGGCAAGGATAAAGTGCGGGTCGAGTATTACAACCGCTTCGACCAGCTTCGCGTCTACGAGTCCAAATATGAAGGTGTGATCAATAACCTGCGCCGGCGCTATTCCGAGACCAGCAGCGATATGATGCGCGAGACGCTGCAGGGCTATATGACGCCGTTCCCGTGTGAGACCTGCGGCGGGCGCCGTCTGCGCCCCGAAGCGCTGGCAGTCACCGTAGCCGACCGCTCGGTCTACGAGGTGACCATGCTGCCAGTGAGCCAGCTCAAAGCATGGGTCAACGGCCTGCGCGGGACGAACGGCACAGTTGCCGCGCTCTCGCACCGCGATCAGCAGATCGCCTACCAGATCCTCAAAGAGATCGAGGAACGCGTGCGCTTCCTCAACGATGTCGGCCTCGGCTATCTGACACTGGCCCGTTCAGCCGCAAGTCTGTCCGGCGGTGAGGCCCAGCGCATCCGTTTGGCAACCCAGATCGGATCGCGGCTGACGGGCGTGCTGTATGTGCTGGACGAACCGTCCATCGGCCTGCATCAGCGCGACAATGGCAAACTGATCCGCACCTTGATGGATCTGCGCGACCTCGGCAATACCGTGCTGGTGGTCGAACATGACGAAGAAACTATGCGCTGCGCCGATTATCTGATCGATCTTGGCCCTGGTGCGGGTGAACAAGGTGGCAGAATTGTCGCCCAGGGGACCCCGGAACAAGTCATGCAGGTGGTCGGCAGCCCGACCGGTGACTTCCTGAGCGGACGATTCCATATCCCCGTGCCTGAGAGCCGGCGGCCTGGCAGCGGTCAGGTCATCACCATTCGCGGCGCCACAGAGAACAACCTCAAAAATGTCACGGTGGACATTCCACTCGGCAAGCTGGTTTGCATCACCGGCGTCTCCGGCAGCGGCAAGTCGACGCTGATCGTGGACATCCTCCACGCCAAGCTGGCCCAGGTGATCAACGGCAGCCGCGAGCGTCCCGGCACGCATCAGTCCATCGACGGCCTCGAAGTGATCGACAAGATCATCAACATCGACCAGTCGCCGATTGGCCGGACGCCGCGCAGCAATCCCAGCACCTATACCAAGATGTTTGACCAGATCCGCGACCTGTTCGCGGAACTTCCAGAGAGCAAGATGCGCGGCTACGGACCGGGGCGCTTCAGCTTCAACGTCAAGGGCGGCCGCTGCGAGAATTGTCAGGGGCAGGGCCAGATCAAGATCGAGATGCAGTTCCTGCCGGACATCTACGTCGACTGCGAAGTGTGCAAGGGCAGCCGCTACAACCGCGAGACGCTGCAGGTCCACTTTAAGGGCAAGAGTATCGCCGATGTGCTGGGCATGACGGTTAGCGAAGGCCTGTCGTACTTCGAGAACATCTCGACCATCCGCACCAAGCTCGAAACGCTGGATGCCGTCGGGTTGGGCTACGTGCGCCTTGGCCAGCCCGCAACCCAGCTGTCCGGGGGTGAAGCGCAGCGCGTCAAGCTCAGCCGCGAACTCTCGAAACGCGCGACCGGCAACACGCTCTACATCCTCGATGAACCCTCGACCGGTCTGCACGCCGTGGACGTGAAGCGCCTGATCGACGTCGTGCAAATGCTCGTCGACAACGGCAACTCGATTGTGGTGATCGAGCACAATCTCGACATCATCAAGGTCGCCGACCATATCATCGACCTCGGGCCGGAGGGTGGTGACGGCGGCGGTGAGATCATCGCCCAGGGGACGCCGGAAGAAGTCGCTGAGAACCCGAATAGTTACACCGGCCAGTACCTGCGCCACATGCTCGAATACGGCCAGGCAGTCCTGACGCCGTAG